In one window of Epinephelus fuscoguttatus linkage group LG20, E.fuscoguttatus.final_Chr_v1 DNA:
- the mrtfab gene encoding myocardin related transcription factor Ab isoform X2: MATLHPQRREEPSPGSMEVTGTPGLAPSPQSESVTNELQELSLQPAPAPRPLQERKNVLQLKLQQRRTREELVSQGIMPPLKSPAAFHEQRKSLERARTEDYLKRKIRSRPERSELVRMHILEETSAEPSLQAKQLQLKRARLADDLNDKISHRPGPIELVHKNILSVDCPVHSPLDSPKGESSSLDEDSSDALSPDQLTNHDSPLSAVPQLSPSDMVTQNGDVSPSQFITQSPPPPPPPPPPPPPQVNGSNSSPFPKVTNGTTLTLTNSRPSAGHVKQSQAKASSDRPPQRPKKPKDSKPKVKKLKYHQYIPPDQKADKERPPQMDSSYAKLLHQQQLFLQLQILNQQQQHYNYHTILPAPPKPPTEQPPTTNSGPSPSRSVPTTTTPTPSNQSGTARQSQTAVGGAKPGTLPANLDEFKVAELKQELKLRGLTVSGTKNDLIERLRNYQEQNGGTTAVVKNSISQPSQQGTTSSAGTVTSSPTATTTTTPDHQPGEAGFKLDLSSLAQVIPGRVMRFGSTSSSPPVSPTPSERSLAGMSPDETSCNGDMFGEMVSSPLTQLTLHPSPQHPPNVSPLSKVKEEIQSSCSLSRPSPASCPAPEPLSGTAMDTSCYDKDQMLQEKDKQIEELTRMLRQKQRLVETLRSQLEQGKMTGVGGVVSEKEGGEKSKTSPEVKLQTLIKASAIQPPTLPNGIVVRVKKEVESEEGMEGVTEAKKAAQPMQCSQETLLRLQQIHRLQIQQAEQQKQTLQPKQQQSQVQLQRVTEAMSSPQKLQQQKKEAQILLHQQQQLQQLIIQQTQQKQLQAQQKLAQQKLAQQKLSQQKLVQQNQLKQTQGQVQQNQQKNQVQLKQVQVQVQKPALNLTQQRKQQRALQRQQQKQQTAAVTTQQVTPVFINQQNGTQIHTQAISLDLLKANGTPTLVTDSNGNHYLIALTSQTTEGQNGVSSLAKPNGRITLQRLQSTPSKLPSTDSQSKEPPEAEPNKKGQKAGLHLDTNGAPQPNLSVTAPPNLQPFFDDMSDSESQSNLISSLKREEVCPPYDRHTLFTPPSPKPNTSLPTQRSKENGVNSQQMDDLFDILLKSGEIPGFKANPDPSLAPLHSDPPSPSSPPSPLHLSPPTPTEPLISPQPPAGEPCTGSGRLEDFLESTTGAPLLGVEPDGGLTLIDDLHSQMLSTPSILDHPPSPMDTSDLGFSPHSTGLDFGDPTLDSMDWLDISMVGSGGGGSGGSGGGRGGEGGAGDRDGGTSLAPLVPHTPPSVFSTDFLDSTDLQLHWESCL; encoded by the exons TTCTCCAGCTCAAACTCCAGCAGAGACGCACACGAGAGGAACTGGTCAGCCAAGGGATCATGCCAC CACTGAAGAGTCCGGCAGCCTTTCATGAACAGCGGAAAAGTCTGGAGCGAGCAAGG ACCGAGGATTATCTGAAGAGGAAGATCCGGAGTCGTCCTGAGCGCTCTGAGCTGGTCAGGATGCACATTCTGGAAG AGACGTCGGCAGAGCCGTCCCTGCAGGCCAagcagctgcagctgaagcGAGCACGACTGGCTGACGACCTCAACGACAAGATCTCCCACAGACCAGGTCCCATCGAGCTGGTTCACAAGAACATCCTGTCTGTCGACTGCCCCGTGCACTCACCACTGG ATTCTCCAAAGGGAGAGAGCTCGTCTTTGGATGAAGACAGCAGTGACGCTCTGTCACCAGACCAGCTAACCAACCACGACTCTCCCCTGAGTGCCGTCCCTCAGCTGTCCCCCTCGGACATGGTTACCCAGAACGGGGATGTGTCACCATCACAG TTTATTACACagtcccctcctcctccaccacctccaccaccacctcctcctccccaggtgaatgggtcaaactcCTCCCCATTCCCGAAAGTGACAAATGGGACAACGCTGACCTTAACAAACTCCCGCCCTTCTGCTGGACATGTGAAG CAGTCTCAGGCTAAGGCGAGTTCGGACCGTCCTCCACAGAGACCTAAGAAACCAAAGGACAGCAAACCCAAG GTGAAGAAGCTGAAGTACCACCAGTACATCCCTCCAGACCAGAAGGCAGACAAAGAGCGTCCACCCCAGATGGACTCGTCCTATGCGAAGCtcctccaccagcagcagctcttCCTGCAGCTGCAGATTCTCAACCAGCAACAGCAGCACTACAACTACCACACCATACTGCCCGCCCCACCCAA GCCTCCAACAGAGCAGCCTCCCACAACCAACTCTGGCCCTTCCCCCTCCCGCAGTGTTCCCACGACGACCACCCCAACCCCCTCCAATCAGAGCGGGACTGCCCGTCAGAGCCAAACTGCAGTGGGAGGAGCCAAACCAGGCACTCTGCCAGCCAACCTGGATGAGTTCAAA GTCGCTGAGTTGAAACAGGAACTGAAATTACGTGGTTTGACTGTCTCAGGCACAAAGAACGATCTCATCGAGAGGCTCCGCAACTATCAGGAGCAAAATGGTGGCACCACAGCGGTTGTGAAAAACAGCATATCGCAACCCAGCCAACAGGGCACGACCTCATCCGCTGGCACCGTCACATCCTCTCCAAccgcaacaacaacaacaacccccGACCACCAACCAGGAGAGGCGGGCTTTAAGTTAGATTTGTCATCGTTGGCTCAGGTGATTCCAGGGCGGGTCATGCGGTTTGGCAGCACCAGCTCCAGCCCTCCGGTGTCTCCTACTCCATCTGAGAGGTCACTGGCCGGAATGAGTCCAGATGAGACGAGCTGTAATGGAGACATGTTTGGAGAGATG GTAAGCTCTCCACTGACCCAGCTCACCCTTCACCCATCTCCTCAGCACCCACCAAATGTCTCTCCGCTCTCCAAGGTCAAAGAGGAGATCCAGAGCTCCTGCAGCCTCTCCAGGCCTTCACCTGCCTCATGTCCGGCTCCAGAACCCCTGTCTGGAACAGCCATGGACACTTCCTGTTATGACAAGGACCAGATGCTCCAGGAGAAGGACAAGCAGATCGAGGAGTTGACCAGGATGCTGAGACAGAAGCAGAGGCTGGTGGAGACGCTCAGGTCCCAGCTGGAGCAGGGTAAGATGACAGGAGTAGGTGGGGTAGTGTCGGAGAAGGAAGGAGGTGAAAAGAGCAAAACATCCCCAGAGGTTAAACTTCAAACTCTGATAAAAGCCTCAGCCATCCAGCCCCCCACTCTCCCCAACGGCATCGTGGTGAGGGTGAAGAAGGAGGTGGAGTCTGAGGAAGGGATGGAGGGGGTGACGGAGGCGAAGAAAGCGGCCCAGCCGATGCAGTGCTCTCAGGAGACTCTGCTCCGGCTGCAGCAGATTCATCGGCTGCAGATCCAGCAAGCTGAACAGCAGAAACAGACGCTGCAgcccaaacagcagcagagtcagGTGCAGCTGCAGAGAGTAACAGAGGCGATGTCGAGCCCTCAgaagctacagcagcagaagaaagaAGCCCAGATCCTgctccatcagcagcagcaactgCAGCAGCTCATCATACAGCAAACCCAACAGAAACAGCTCCAGGCGCAGCAGAAGTTAGCACAGCAGAAACTGGCCCAGCAGAAACTCAGCCAACAGAAGCTGGTGCAGCAGAACCAGCTCAAACAAACTCAAGGTCAAGTTCAGCAGAACCAGCAGAAGAACCAGGTTCAGCTGAAGCAGGTTCAGGTGCAGGTCCAGAAGCCTGCGCTGAACCTAACccagcagaggaagcagcagagggctctgcagaggcagcagcagaaacagcagaCGGCAGCTGTCACCACTCAACAG GTGACCCCAGTCTTTATCAACCAACAGAACGGCACTCAGATCCACACTCAGGCCATTTCATTAGACCTCCTCAAGGCGAATGGCACGCCGACACTGGTCACCGACAGCAACGGCAACCACTACCTGATCGCACTAACCAGTCAAACCACAGAGGGACAGAACGGAGTGTCCTCATTGGCCAAACCCAATGGACGCATCACACTGCAG AGGTTGCAGTCGACTCCAAGTAAACTCCCCAGCactgacagccaatcaaaaGAGCCGCCAGAGGCTGAGCCAAACAAAAAG GGACAGAAAGCGGGGCTGCACCTGGACACCAATGGCGCGCCACAGCCCAACCTGTCAGTCACCGCTCCACCCAACCTGCAGCCTTTCTTCGACGACATGTCAGACAGCGAGAGCCAAAGCAACTTAATCTCATCTCTTAAG AGAGAGGAGGTGTGTCCGCCTTACGACCGGCACACACTGTTCACCCCTCCCTCTCCCAAACCCAACACCTCCCTTCCTACTCAGCGCTCCAAA GAGAATGGCGTCAACAGTCAGCAGATGGACGACCTGTTTGACATCCTGCTCAAGAGTGGAG AAATCCCCGGCTTCAAAGCTAACCCGGACCCTTCACTCGCCCCTCTCCACTCTGACCCGCCTTCCCCATCTTCTCCCCCATCTCCTCTCCACCTCTCCCCTCCTACCCCCACAGAGCCCCTCATCTCCCCTCAGCCTCCTGCAGGAGAGCCCTGCACAGGCAGCGGACGCCTGGAAGACTTCCTGGAAAGCACCACAGGCGCCCCGCTGCTGGGCGTGGAGCCCGACGGCGGCCTGACGCTGATCGACGACCTTCACAGCCAAATGCTGAGCACTCCCAGCATCCTGGACCACCCTCCCTCCCCCATGGACACATCTGACTTGGGCTTCTCCCCCCACTCCACAGGGCTGGACTTTGGCGACCCCACCCTGGACAGCATGGACTGGCTGGATATCTCCATGGTGGGGAGCGGCGGCGGAGGCAGCGGGGGCAGCGGAGGGggtagaggaggagaagggggagCCGGGGACAGAGACGGTGGGACGAGCCTGGCCCCGCTTGTGCCGCACACTCCGCCGAGTGTCTTCTCAACCGATTTTCTGGACAGCACGGACCTGCAGCTGCACTGGGAGTCATGTCTGTAG
- the mrtfab gene encoding myocardin related transcription factor Ab isoform X5: protein MATLHPQRREEPSPGSMEVTGTPGLAPSPQSESVTNELQELSLQPAPAPRPLQERKNVLQLKLQQRRTREELVSQGIMPPLKSPAAFHEQRKSLERARTEDYLKRKIRSRPERSELVRMHILEETSAEPSLQAKQLQLKRARLADDLNDKISHRPGPIELVHKNILSVDCPVHSPLDSPKGESSSLDEDSSDALSPDQLTNHDSPLSAVPQLSPSDMVTQNGDVSPSQFITQSPPPPPPPPPPPPPQVNGSNSSPFPKVTNGTTLTLTNSRPSAGHVKQSQAKASSDRPPQRPKKPKDSKPKVKKLKYHQYIPPDQKADKERPPQMDSSYAKLLHQQQLFLQLQILNQQQQHYNYHTILPAPPKPPTEQPPTTNSGPSPSRSVPTTTTPTPSNQSGTARQSQTAVGGAKPGTLPANLDEFKVAELKQELKLRGLTVSGTKNDLIERLRNYQEQNGGTTAVVKNSISQPSQQGTTSSAGTVTSSPTATTTTTPDHQPGEAGFKLDLSSLAQVIPGRVMRFGSTSSSPPVSPTPSERSLAGMSPDETSCNGDMFGEMVSSPLTQLTLHPSPQHPPNVSPLSKVKEEIQSSCSLSRPSPASCPAPEPLSGTAMDTSCYDKDQMLQEKDKQIEELTRMLRQKQRLVETLRSQLEQGKMTGVGGVVSEKEGGEKSKTSPEVKLQTLIKASAIQPPTLPNGIVVRVKKEVESEEGMEGVTEAKKAAQPMQCSQETLLRLQQIHRLQIQQAEQQKQTLQPKQQQSQVQLQRVTEAMSSPQKLQQQKKEAQILLHQQQQLQQLIIQQTQQKQLQAQQKLAQQKLAQQKLSQQKLVQQNQLKQTQGQVQQNQQKNQVQLKQVQVQVQKPALNLTQQRKQQRALQRQQQKQQTAAVTTQQVTPVFINQQNGTQIHTQAISLDLLKANGTPTLVTDSNGNHYLIALTSQTTEGQNGVSSLAKPNGRITLQRLQSTPSKLPSTDSQSKEPPEAEPNKKGQKAGLHLDTNGAPQPNLSVTAPPNLQPFFDDMSDSESQSNLISSLKQENGVNSQQMDDLFDILLKSGEIPGFKANPDPSLAPLHSDPPSPSSPPSPLHLSPPTPTEPLISPQPPAGEPCTGSGRLEDFLESTTGAPLLGVEPDGGLTLIDDLHSQMLSTPSILDHPPSPMDTSDLGFSPHSTGLDFGDPTLDSMDWLDISMVGSGGGGSGGSGGGRGGEGGAGDRDGGTSLAPLVPHTPPSVFSTDFLDSTDLQLHWESCL from the exons TTCTCCAGCTCAAACTCCAGCAGAGACGCACACGAGAGGAACTGGTCAGCCAAGGGATCATGCCAC CACTGAAGAGTCCGGCAGCCTTTCATGAACAGCGGAAAAGTCTGGAGCGAGCAAGG ACCGAGGATTATCTGAAGAGGAAGATCCGGAGTCGTCCTGAGCGCTCTGAGCTGGTCAGGATGCACATTCTGGAAG AGACGTCGGCAGAGCCGTCCCTGCAGGCCAagcagctgcagctgaagcGAGCACGACTGGCTGACGACCTCAACGACAAGATCTCCCACAGACCAGGTCCCATCGAGCTGGTTCACAAGAACATCCTGTCTGTCGACTGCCCCGTGCACTCACCACTGG ATTCTCCAAAGGGAGAGAGCTCGTCTTTGGATGAAGACAGCAGTGACGCTCTGTCACCAGACCAGCTAACCAACCACGACTCTCCCCTGAGTGCCGTCCCTCAGCTGTCCCCCTCGGACATGGTTACCCAGAACGGGGATGTGTCACCATCACAG TTTATTACACagtcccctcctcctccaccacctccaccaccacctcctcctccccaggtgaatgggtcaaactcCTCCCCATTCCCGAAAGTGACAAATGGGACAACGCTGACCTTAACAAACTCCCGCCCTTCTGCTGGACATGTGAAG CAGTCTCAGGCTAAGGCGAGTTCGGACCGTCCTCCACAGAGACCTAAGAAACCAAAGGACAGCAAACCCAAG GTGAAGAAGCTGAAGTACCACCAGTACATCCCTCCAGACCAGAAGGCAGACAAAGAGCGTCCACCCCAGATGGACTCGTCCTATGCGAAGCtcctccaccagcagcagctcttCCTGCAGCTGCAGATTCTCAACCAGCAACAGCAGCACTACAACTACCACACCATACTGCCCGCCCCACCCAA GCCTCCAACAGAGCAGCCTCCCACAACCAACTCTGGCCCTTCCCCCTCCCGCAGTGTTCCCACGACGACCACCCCAACCCCCTCCAATCAGAGCGGGACTGCCCGTCAGAGCCAAACTGCAGTGGGAGGAGCCAAACCAGGCACTCTGCCAGCCAACCTGGATGAGTTCAAA GTCGCTGAGTTGAAACAGGAACTGAAATTACGTGGTTTGACTGTCTCAGGCACAAAGAACGATCTCATCGAGAGGCTCCGCAACTATCAGGAGCAAAATGGTGGCACCACAGCGGTTGTGAAAAACAGCATATCGCAACCCAGCCAACAGGGCACGACCTCATCCGCTGGCACCGTCACATCCTCTCCAAccgcaacaacaacaacaacccccGACCACCAACCAGGAGAGGCGGGCTTTAAGTTAGATTTGTCATCGTTGGCTCAGGTGATTCCAGGGCGGGTCATGCGGTTTGGCAGCACCAGCTCCAGCCCTCCGGTGTCTCCTACTCCATCTGAGAGGTCACTGGCCGGAATGAGTCCAGATGAGACGAGCTGTAATGGAGACATGTTTGGAGAGATG GTAAGCTCTCCACTGACCCAGCTCACCCTTCACCCATCTCCTCAGCACCCACCAAATGTCTCTCCGCTCTCCAAGGTCAAAGAGGAGATCCAGAGCTCCTGCAGCCTCTCCAGGCCTTCACCTGCCTCATGTCCGGCTCCAGAACCCCTGTCTGGAACAGCCATGGACACTTCCTGTTATGACAAGGACCAGATGCTCCAGGAGAAGGACAAGCAGATCGAGGAGTTGACCAGGATGCTGAGACAGAAGCAGAGGCTGGTGGAGACGCTCAGGTCCCAGCTGGAGCAGGGTAAGATGACAGGAGTAGGTGGGGTAGTGTCGGAGAAGGAAGGAGGTGAAAAGAGCAAAACATCCCCAGAGGTTAAACTTCAAACTCTGATAAAAGCCTCAGCCATCCAGCCCCCCACTCTCCCCAACGGCATCGTGGTGAGGGTGAAGAAGGAGGTGGAGTCTGAGGAAGGGATGGAGGGGGTGACGGAGGCGAAGAAAGCGGCCCAGCCGATGCAGTGCTCTCAGGAGACTCTGCTCCGGCTGCAGCAGATTCATCGGCTGCAGATCCAGCAAGCTGAACAGCAGAAACAGACGCTGCAgcccaaacagcagcagagtcagGTGCAGCTGCAGAGAGTAACAGAGGCGATGTCGAGCCCTCAgaagctacagcagcagaagaaagaAGCCCAGATCCTgctccatcagcagcagcaactgCAGCAGCTCATCATACAGCAAACCCAACAGAAACAGCTCCAGGCGCAGCAGAAGTTAGCACAGCAGAAACTGGCCCAGCAGAAACTCAGCCAACAGAAGCTGGTGCAGCAGAACCAGCTCAAACAAACTCAAGGTCAAGTTCAGCAGAACCAGCAGAAGAACCAGGTTCAGCTGAAGCAGGTTCAGGTGCAGGTCCAGAAGCCTGCGCTGAACCTAACccagcagaggaagcagcagagggctctgcagaggcagcagcagaaacagcagaCGGCAGCTGTCACCACTCAACAG GTGACCCCAGTCTTTATCAACCAACAGAACGGCACTCAGATCCACACTCAGGCCATTTCATTAGACCTCCTCAAGGCGAATGGCACGCCGACACTGGTCACCGACAGCAACGGCAACCACTACCTGATCGCACTAACCAGTCAAACCACAGAGGGACAGAACGGAGTGTCCTCATTGGCCAAACCCAATGGACGCATCACACTGCAG AGGTTGCAGTCGACTCCAAGTAAACTCCCCAGCactgacagccaatcaaaaGAGCCGCCAGAGGCTGAGCCAAACAAAAAG GGACAGAAAGCGGGGCTGCACCTGGACACCAATGGCGCGCCACAGCCCAACCTGTCAGTCACCGCTCCACCCAACCTGCAGCCTTTCTTCGACGACATGTCAGACAGCGAGAGCCAAAGCAACTTAATCTCATCTCTTAAG CAGGAGAATGGCGTCAACAGTCAGCAGATGGACGACCTGTTTGACATCCTGCTCAAGAGTGGAG AAATCCCCGGCTTCAAAGCTAACCCGGACCCTTCACTCGCCCCTCTCCACTCTGACCCGCCTTCCCCATCTTCTCCCCCATCTCCTCTCCACCTCTCCCCTCCTACCCCCACAGAGCCCCTCATCTCCCCTCAGCCTCCTGCAGGAGAGCCCTGCACAGGCAGCGGACGCCTGGAAGACTTCCTGGAAAGCACCACAGGCGCCCCGCTGCTGGGCGTGGAGCCCGACGGCGGCCTGACGCTGATCGACGACCTTCACAGCCAAATGCTGAGCACTCCCAGCATCCTGGACCACCCTCCCTCCCCCATGGACACATCTGACTTGGGCTTCTCCCCCCACTCCACAGGGCTGGACTTTGGCGACCCCACCCTGGACAGCATGGACTGGCTGGATATCTCCATGGTGGGGAGCGGCGGCGGAGGCAGCGGGGGCAGCGGAGGGggtagaggaggagaagggggagCCGGGGACAGAGACGGTGGGACGAGCCTGGCCCCGCTTGTGCCGCACACTCCGCCGAGTGTCTTCTCAACCGATTTTCTGGACAGCACGGACCTGCAGCTGCACTGGGAGTCATGTCTGTAG
- the mrtfab gene encoding myocardin related transcription factor Ab isoform X6 — protein MATLHPQRREEPSPGSMEVTGTPGLAPSPQSESVTNELQELSLQPAPAPRPLQERKNVLQLKLQQRRTREELVSQGIMPPLKSPAAFHEQRKSLERARTEDYLKRKIRSRPERSELVRMHILEETSAEPSLQAKQLQLKRARLADDLNDKISHRPGPIELVHKNILSVDCPVHSPLDSPKGESSSLDEDSSDALSPDQLTNHDSPLSAVPQLSPSDMVTQNGDVSPSQFITQSPPPPPPPPPPPPPQVNGSNSSPFPKVTNGTTLTLTNSRPSAGHVKQSQAKASSDRPPQRPKKPKDSKPKVKKLKYHQYIPPDQKADKERPPQMDSSYAKLLHQQQLFLQLQILNQQQQHYNYHTILPAPPKPPTEQPPTTNSGPSPSRSVPTTTTPTPSNQSGTARQSQTAVGGAKPGTLPANLDEFKVAELKQELKLRGLTVSGTKNDLIERLRNYQEQNGGTTAVVKNSISQPSQQGTTSSAGTVTSSPTATTTTTPDHQPGEAGFKLDLSSLAQVIPGRVMRFGSTSSSPPVSPTPSERSLAGMSPDETSCNGDMFGEMVSSPLTQLTLHPSPQHPPNVSPLSKVKEEIQSSCSLSRPSPASCPAPEPLSGTAMDTSCYDKDQMLQEKDKQIEELTRMLRQKQRLVETLRSQLEQGKMTGVGGVVSEKEGGEKSKTSPEVKLQTLIKASAIQPPTLPNGIVVRVKKEVESEEGMEGVTEAKKAAQPMQCSQETLLRLQQIHRLQIQQAEQQKQTLQPKQQQSQVQLQRVTEAMSSPQKLQQQKKEAQILLHQQQQLQQLIIQQTQQKQLQAQQKLAQQKLAQQKLSQQKLVQQNQLKQTQGQVQQNQQKNQVQLKQVQVQVQKPALNLTQQRKQQRALQRQQQKQQTAAVTTQQVTPVFINQQNGTQIHTQAISLDLLKANGTPTLVTDSNGNHYLIALTSQTTEGQNGVSSLAKPNGRITLQRLQSTPSKLPSTDSQSKEPPEAEPNKKGQKAGLHLDTNGAPQPNLSVTAPPNLQPFFDDMSDSESQSNLISSLKENGVNSQQMDDLFDILLKSGEIPGFKANPDPSLAPLHSDPPSPSSPPSPLHLSPPTPTEPLISPQPPAGEPCTGSGRLEDFLESTTGAPLLGVEPDGGLTLIDDLHSQMLSTPSILDHPPSPMDTSDLGFSPHSTGLDFGDPTLDSMDWLDISMVGSGGGGSGGSGGGRGGEGGAGDRDGGTSLAPLVPHTPPSVFSTDFLDSTDLQLHWESCL, from the exons TTCTCCAGCTCAAACTCCAGCAGAGACGCACACGAGAGGAACTGGTCAGCCAAGGGATCATGCCAC CACTGAAGAGTCCGGCAGCCTTTCATGAACAGCGGAAAAGTCTGGAGCGAGCAAGG ACCGAGGATTATCTGAAGAGGAAGATCCGGAGTCGTCCTGAGCGCTCTGAGCTGGTCAGGATGCACATTCTGGAAG AGACGTCGGCAGAGCCGTCCCTGCAGGCCAagcagctgcagctgaagcGAGCACGACTGGCTGACGACCTCAACGACAAGATCTCCCACAGACCAGGTCCCATCGAGCTGGTTCACAAGAACATCCTGTCTGTCGACTGCCCCGTGCACTCACCACTGG ATTCTCCAAAGGGAGAGAGCTCGTCTTTGGATGAAGACAGCAGTGACGCTCTGTCACCAGACCAGCTAACCAACCACGACTCTCCCCTGAGTGCCGTCCCTCAGCTGTCCCCCTCGGACATGGTTACCCAGAACGGGGATGTGTCACCATCACAG TTTATTACACagtcccctcctcctccaccacctccaccaccacctcctcctccccaggtgaatgggtcaaactcCTCCCCATTCCCGAAAGTGACAAATGGGACAACGCTGACCTTAACAAACTCCCGCCCTTCTGCTGGACATGTGAAG CAGTCTCAGGCTAAGGCGAGTTCGGACCGTCCTCCACAGAGACCTAAGAAACCAAAGGACAGCAAACCCAAG GTGAAGAAGCTGAAGTACCACCAGTACATCCCTCCAGACCAGAAGGCAGACAAAGAGCGTCCACCCCAGATGGACTCGTCCTATGCGAAGCtcctccaccagcagcagctcttCCTGCAGCTGCAGATTCTCAACCAGCAACAGCAGCACTACAACTACCACACCATACTGCCCGCCCCACCCAA GCCTCCAACAGAGCAGCCTCCCACAACCAACTCTGGCCCTTCCCCCTCCCGCAGTGTTCCCACGACGACCACCCCAACCCCCTCCAATCAGAGCGGGACTGCCCGTCAGAGCCAAACTGCAGTGGGAGGAGCCAAACCAGGCACTCTGCCAGCCAACCTGGATGAGTTCAAA GTCGCTGAGTTGAAACAGGAACTGAAATTACGTGGTTTGACTGTCTCAGGCACAAAGAACGATCTCATCGAGAGGCTCCGCAACTATCAGGAGCAAAATGGTGGCACCACAGCGGTTGTGAAAAACAGCATATCGCAACCCAGCCAACAGGGCACGACCTCATCCGCTGGCACCGTCACATCCTCTCCAAccgcaacaacaacaacaacccccGACCACCAACCAGGAGAGGCGGGCTTTAAGTTAGATTTGTCATCGTTGGCTCAGGTGATTCCAGGGCGGGTCATGCGGTTTGGCAGCACCAGCTCCAGCCCTCCGGTGTCTCCTACTCCATCTGAGAGGTCACTGGCCGGAATGAGTCCAGATGAGACGAGCTGTAATGGAGACATGTTTGGAGAGATG GTAAGCTCTCCACTGACCCAGCTCACCCTTCACCCATCTCCTCAGCACCCACCAAATGTCTCTCCGCTCTCCAAGGTCAAAGAGGAGATCCAGAGCTCCTGCAGCCTCTCCAGGCCTTCACCTGCCTCATGTCCGGCTCCAGAACCCCTGTCTGGAACAGCCATGGACACTTCCTGTTATGACAAGGACCAGATGCTCCAGGAGAAGGACAAGCAGATCGAGGAGTTGACCAGGATGCTGAGACAGAAGCAGAGGCTGGTGGAGACGCTCAGGTCCCAGCTGGAGCAGGGTAAGATGACAGGAGTAGGTGGGGTAGTGTCGGAGAAGGAAGGAGGTGAAAAGAGCAAAACATCCCCAGAGGTTAAACTTCAAACTCTGATAAAAGCCTCAGCCATCCAGCCCCCCACTCTCCCCAACGGCATCGTGGTGAGGGTGAAGAAGGAGGTGGAGTCTGAGGAAGGGATGGAGGGGGTGACGGAGGCGAAGAAAGCGGCCCAGCCGATGCAGTGCTCTCAGGAGACTCTGCTCCGGCTGCAGCAGATTCATCGGCTGCAGATCCAGCAAGCTGAACAGCAGAAACAGACGCTGCAgcccaaacagcagcagagtcagGTGCAGCTGCAGAGAGTAACAGAGGCGATGTCGAGCCCTCAgaagctacagcagcagaagaaagaAGCCCAGATCCTgctccatcagcagcagcaactgCAGCAGCTCATCATACAGCAAACCCAACAGAAACAGCTCCAGGCGCAGCAGAAGTTAGCACAGCAGAAACTGGCCCAGCAGAAACTCAGCCAACAGAAGCTGGTGCAGCAGAACCAGCTCAAACAAACTCAAGGTCAAGTTCAGCAGAACCAGCAGAAGAACCAGGTTCAGCTGAAGCAGGTTCAGGTGCAGGTCCAGAAGCCTGCGCTGAACCTAACccagcagaggaagcagcagagggctctgcagaggcagcagcagaaacagcagaCGGCAGCTGTCACCACTCAACAG GTGACCCCAGTCTTTATCAACCAACAGAACGGCACTCAGATCCACACTCAGGCCATTTCATTAGACCTCCTCAAGGCGAATGGCACGCCGACACTGGTCACCGACAGCAACGGCAACCACTACCTGATCGCACTAACCAGTCAAACCACAGAGGGACAGAACGGAGTGTCCTCATTGGCCAAACCCAATGGACGCATCACACTGCAG AGGTTGCAGTCGACTCCAAGTAAACTCCCCAGCactgacagccaatcaaaaGAGCCGCCAGAGGCTGAGCCAAACAAAAAG GGACAGAAAGCGGGGCTGCACCTGGACACCAATGGCGCGCCACAGCCCAACCTGTCAGTCACCGCTCCACCCAACCTGCAGCCTTTCTTCGACGACATGTCAGACAGCGAGAGCCAAAGCAACTTAATCTCATCTCTTAAG GAGAATGGCGTCAACAGTCAGCAGATGGACGACCTGTTTGACATCCTGCTCAAGAGTGGAG AAATCCCCGGCTTCAAAGCTAACCCGGACCCTTCACTCGCCCCTCTCCACTCTGACCCGCCTTCCCCATCTTCTCCCCCATCTCCTCTCCACCTCTCCCCTCCTACCCCCACAGAGCCCCTCATCTCCCCTCAGCCTCCTGCAGGAGAGCCCTGCACAGGCAGCGGACGCCTGGAAGACTTCCTGGAAAGCACCACAGGCGCCCCGCTGCTGGGCGTGGAGCCCGACGGCGGCCTGACGCTGATCGACGACCTTCACAGCCAAATGCTGAGCACTCCCAGCATCCTGGACCACCCTCCCTCCCCCATGGACACATCTGACTTGGGCTTCTCCCCCCACTCCACAGGGCTGGACTTTGGCGACCCCACCCTGGACAGCATGGACTGGCTGGATATCTCCATGGTGGGGAGCGGCGGCGGAGGCAGCGGGGGCAGCGGAGGGggtagaggaggagaagggggagCCGGGGACAGAGACGGTGGGACGAGCCTGGCCCCGCTTGTGCCGCACACTCCGCCGAGTGTCTTCTCAACCGATTTTCTGGACAGCACGGACCTGCAGCTGCACTGGGAGTCATGTCTGTAG